In one window of Candidatus Cetobacterium colombiensis DNA:
- the queA gene encoding tRNA preQ1(34) S-adenosylmethionine ribosyltransferase-isomerase QueA — translation MSTKLVDYDYHLPEELIGQKPREPRDHSKLMIVNREHKKIEHKNFFNIIDYLNKGDVLVRNSTKVIPARLFGKKETGGILEILLIKRLSLDTWECLLKPAKKLKVGQKLEIGDNKELVAELLEIKDDGNRILKFSYEGAFEEVLDKLGKMPLPPYIVEALETKDRYQTVYAIKGESVAAPTAGLHFTNELLEKIKEKGIEILDVFLEVGLGTFRPVQTEDVLDHKMHEEIFEIPEYTVERIKKAKEENRRIIAVGTTTVRALESSVDKDGNLISKKDSTDIFIYPGYEFKVIDALITNFHLPKSTLLMLVSAFSNREFMLNVYNEAVKEKYHFFSFGDAMFIC, via the coding sequence GTGTCGACAAAGTTAGTTGATTACGATTATCATTTACCAGAGGAGTTAATAGGACAAAAACCTAGAGAGCCTAGAGATCACTCGAAATTAATGATAGTAAATAGAGAACATAAAAAAATAGAACATAAAAATTTTTTTAATATAATAGATTATTTAAATAAAGGTGATGTTTTAGTAAGAAACTCAACTAAAGTAATACCTGCAAGACTTTTTGGAAAAAAAGAAACAGGTGGGATTTTAGAAATACTTTTAATTAAGAGACTAAGTTTAGATACTTGGGAGTGTTTACTAAAACCAGCTAAAAAATTAAAAGTTGGACAAAAACTTGAAATTGGTGATAATAAAGAACTTGTAGCTGAGCTGTTAGAAATAAAAGACGACGGAAATAGAATATTAAAATTTAGTTATGAAGGCGCTTTTGAAGAAGTTCTAGATAAGTTAGGAAAAATGCCATTGCCTCCATATATAGTTGAAGCTTTAGAAACAAAAGATAGATATCAAACAGTTTATGCTATAAAGGGAGAGTCAGTAGCTGCACCTACTGCGGGATTACATTTTACAAATGAACTTTTAGAAAAAATAAAAGAAAAAGGTATAGAAATTTTAGATGTATTTTTAGAAGTTGGATTAGGAACTTTTAGACCTGTTCAAACTGAAGATGTATTAGATCATAAAATGCATGAAGAAATATTTGAGATACCAGAGTATACAGTTGAAAGAATAAAAAAAGCAAAGGAAGAAAATAGAAGAATTATTGCTGTAGGAACAACAACAGTAAGAGCTTTAGAATCTTCTGTAGATAAAGATGGGAATCTGATTTCCAAAAAAGATTCAACAGATATTTTTATATATCCAGGGTATGAATTTAAAGTAATTGATGCATTAATAACAAACTTTCATTTACCTAAATCAACATTACTAATGTTAGTTTCAGCTTTTTCTAATAGAGAGTTTATGTTAAATGTGTATAATGAAGCAGTAAAGGAAAAATATCATTTCTTTAGTTTTGGAGATGCGATGTTTATTTGTTAA
- the prmC gene encoding peptide chain release factor N(5)-glutamine methyltransferase has translation MKLLDILKFSEEYLKKYSFSKPRLESEKIISHVLNLERITLYAYFDMELTLEQKEKIKNYLKAMARNRLNFDELPRENENIVPEKDCTFENRELLQKSIEYLAKNEVLDSKLDAEYIFAHVLNVKRTILSMNLRKEITAEETQKIKELLHKRAKEKKPLQYLLGEWEFYGLPFKVDERVLIPRADTEILVEQCKFILKEIENPKVLDIGTGSGAISVTIAKEVPNAMVLGADISTDALDVAVENRKINNVENNLKFIKSDIFSNIKDTDYDMIISNPPYIPQEEYEGLMPEVKLHEPQRALTDNGDGYYFYKKISEESPKYLKDGGYLAFEVGYNQAEEVSGFMKKNGFDVIAIVKDYGGIERVVIGRKSGEKGVDKVS, from the coding sequence ATGAAATTACTTGATATATTAAAATTTTCTGAGGAGTATTTGAAAAAATACTCCTTTTCAAAACCCAGATTAGAGAGTGAAAAAATTATATCACATGTATTAAATTTAGAAAGAATAACTTTATATGCATATTTTGATATGGAGTTAACTTTAGAGCAAAAAGAAAAAATAAAAAACTATTTGAAAGCAATGGCAAGGAATAGATTAAATTTTGATGAATTACCTAGAGAAAATGAAAATATAGTACCAGAAAAAGATTGTACTTTTGAAAATAGAGAATTGTTACAAAAGAGTATAGAATATTTAGCTAAAAATGAAGTTTTAGATAGTAAGTTAGATGCTGAGTATATTTTTGCTCATGTATTAAATGTAAAAAGAACAATTTTATCTATGAATTTAAGAAAAGAAATAACAGCAGAAGAAACGCAAAAAATAAAAGAACTATTGCATAAAAGAGCAAAGGAAAAGAAACCTCTTCAATACCTTTTAGGAGAGTGGGAGTTTTATGGTTTACCTTTTAAAGTAGATGAAAGAGTACTTATTCCTAGAGCGGATACAGAAATTTTAGTAGAGCAATGTAAATTTATTTTGAAAGAAATAGAGAATCCAAAAGTTTTAGATATAGGAACTGGAAGTGGAGCAATCTCTGTAACTATAGCCAAAGAAGTTCCGAATGCGATGGTTTTAGGTGCAGATATAAGTACGGATGCTTTAGATGTAGCTGTAGAAAATAGAAAAATTAATAATGTAGAAAATAATTTGAAATTTATAAAGTCAGATATATTTTCAAATATAAAAGATACAGATTATGATATGATAATTTCAAATCCACCTTATATTCCTCAAGAAGAATACGAGGGATTAATGCCAGAAGTTAAATTACATGAACCACAAAGAGCTCTTACAGATAATGGTGATGGATATTATTTTTATAAAAAAATATCTGAAGAATCACCTAAATATTTAAAAGATGGTGGTTATTTAGCTTTTGAAGTTGGTTATAATCAAGCTGAAGAAGTAAGTGGGTTTATGAAAAAAAATGGTTTTGATGTAATTGCTATAGTTAAAGATTATGGTGGAATAGAGAGAGTTGTTATAGGAAGAAAGAGTGGTGAAAAAGGTGTCGACAAAGTTAGTTGA
- the prfA gene encoding peptide chain release factor 1, which translates to MFAKLEEVVVKFNELTEALGSPEVLSNPKKMMEFNKALNDITPIVEKYKEYKRYQEDLDFIKENIRGEKDPDMKEMMQEELKEIEEIIPGIEQEMKVLLLPKDPNDDRNVIIEIRGGAGGDEAALFAGNLFRMYTRYAERHKWKIEIIEKQEIGVGGIKEAVFSINGQGAYSRLKFESGVHRVQRVPETESSGRIHTSTATVAVLPEVDEVQDVKINSSDLKIDTYRASGAGGQHVNMTDSAVRITHLPSGVIVQCQDERSQLKNREKAMKHLASKLYEMELEKQRSAVESERRLQVGSGDRSEKIRTYNFPQGRITDHRIKYTAHQLEAFLDGDIDDMIDALTTFAQAEMLSSSME; encoded by the coding sequence GTGTTTGCTAAATTAGAAGAAGTTGTAGTGAAATTTAATGAGTTAACAGAAGCTTTAGGTTCTCCAGAAGTTTTAAGTAATCCAAAGAAAATGATGGAGTTTAATAAAGCTTTAAACGATATAACACCTATAGTAGAAAAATACAAAGAGTACAAAAGATATCAAGAGGACTTAGATTTTATAAAAGAAAATATCAGAGGGGAAAAAGACCCTGATATGAAAGAAATGATGCAGGAAGAATTAAAAGAAATAGAAGAAATTATTCCAGGTATAGAGCAAGAAATGAAAGTTTTATTACTTCCAAAGGATCCTAATGACGATAGAAACGTTATTATAGAGATTAGAGGAGGAGCTGGTGGAGATGAGGCTGCATTATTCGCTGGAAATCTATTTAGAATGTATACAAGATATGCAGAAAGACATAAGTGGAAAATAGAAATAATTGAGAAACAAGAGATTGGTGTTGGTGGAATAAAAGAGGCAGTATTCTCTATAAATGGGCAGGGAGCTTATTCAAGATTAAAGTTTGAATCAGGAGTTCACAGAGTACAAAGAGTTCCAGAAACTGAATCTTCAGGAAGAATTCATACTTCTACTGCAACAGTTGCAGTTTTACCAGAGGTAGATGAAGTTCAAGACGTAAAAATCAATTCATCTGACTTGAAAATAGATACATATAGAGCTTCTGGAGCTGGAGGTCAGCACGTTAACATGACAGACTCAGCAGTTAGAATAACTCACTTACCTTCAGGAGTAATTGTTCAGTGTCAAGATGAAAGATCTCAGTTAAAAAATAGAGAGAAAGCTATGAAACACTTAGCTTCAAAATTATATGAAATGGAATTAGAGAAGCAAAGATCAGCTGTTGAAAGTGAGAGAAGACTTCAAGTTGGTTCAGGAGATAGATCAGAGAAAATAAGAACTTATAACTTCCCACAAGGAAGAATAACAGATCATAGAATCAAATACACTGCTCACCAATTAGAGGCCTTCTTAGATGGAGATATAGATGATATGATAGATGCTCTAACTACATTTGCTCAAGCAGAAATGCTTTCAAGTTCAATGGAGTAA